The uncultured Flavobacterium sp. genome contains a region encoding:
- a CDS encoding Maf-like protein, with amino-acid sequence MLKEKLKKYTIILASGSPRRQQFFKDLNLDFEIRLKDIEEVYPPELKGVEITDYLAELKANAFEGELKENEILVTSDTIVWHQDKALGKPKNAEEAFAMIKSMSNETHDVITSVCFKTSTTSTLLHDITKVTFNDLTDEAILYYIDNYKPYDKAGAYGIQEWFGFMAVAKVEGSYTNVMGLPTAKVYEYLSTLV; translated from the coding sequence ATGCTTAAAGAAAAACTAAAAAAATATACCATAATTCTAGCTTCAGGATCGCCAAGAAGACAACAGTTTTTTAAAGACTTAAATCTTGATTTTGAAATAAGATTAAAAGATATCGAAGAAGTATATCCGCCTGAATTAAAAGGTGTAGAAATTACAGATTATCTGGCTGAATTAAAAGCTAATGCGTTTGAAGGGGAATTAAAAGAAAACGAAATTTTGGTTACCAGCGATACCATTGTCTGGCACCAGGATAAAGCATTAGGAAAACCAAAAAATGCCGAAGAAGCCTTTGCAATGATCAAATCAATGTCAAATGAGACACACGATGTGATTACTTCGGTTTGTTTTAAAACAAGTACCACTTCTACTCTATTGCATGATATTACAAAGGTAACTTTCAATGATTTAACAGACGAAGCTATTTTATATTATATAGACAACTATAAACCTTATGATAAAGCCGGTGCTTATGGTATTCAGGAATGGTTTGGTTTTATGGCAGTTGCAAAAGTCGAAGGTTCTTATACCAATGTCATGGGACTGCCAACCGCTAAAGTTTACGAATATTTGAGTACTTTAGTGTAA
- a CDS encoding HAD-IIIA family hydrolase has protein sequence MAKSYKEIMNDITTFVFDVDGVLTDSSVFVTNEGEILRTMNIRDGYAMKAAVESGYNVCIISGGSNEGVRVRLRNLGITDIHLGTPDKVETFKEYTNVYNINPEQVLYMGDDIPDFHVMKLVGLPTCPQDASPEIKNICRYISHVKGGKGAARDVIEQVMKVQGKWMEHFSGKHD, from the coding sequence ATGGCAAAAAGTTATAAAGAAATAATGAATGATATTACAACATTTGTTTTTGATGTTGATGGCGTACTAACAGACAGTTCTGTTTTTGTAACCAATGAGGGAGAAATTCTTCGCACGATGAATATTCGTGATGGTTATGCAATGAAAGCAGCTGTAGAAAGTGGCTATAATGTTTGCATTATTTCTGGCGGAAGCAACGAAGGCGTTCGCGTGAGACTACGTAATTTAGGAATCACCGACATTCATTTAGGTACTCCTGACAAAGTCGAAACCTTTAAGGAATATACAAATGTTTACAATATAAATCCGGAACAAGTGTTATATATGGGTGATGATATTCCTGATTTTCATGTAATGAAATTAGTAGGATTGCCAACCTGCCCTCAAGATGCAAGTCCTGAAATCAAAAATATTTGCCGTTATATTTCGCATGTAAAAGGCGGAAAAGGTGCCGCACGCGATGTTATCGAGCAAGTAATGAAAGTACAAGGAAAATGGATGGAACATTTTAGCGGGAAACACGATTAA
- a CDS encoding geranylgeranylglycerol-phosphate geranylgeranyltransferase produces MKFLKLIRYQNLLMLAFMQFLFRYAFLKQQNIPLALTGIQYGLLVLSTVLLAAAGYVINNIYDVATDTINKPNDVVIGKGISETMAYNIYFGLNVTGVAIGFYLSNVILRPGFATIFILIASMLYFYSTTLKQIMIVGNIVVALTLALSVIIIGVFDVFPATNSENQAQMASLFSILTDYALFAFMINFIREIVKDIEDVNGDYNQGMSTLPIAIGISRAAKVASGLAIIPFLLCLLYINTYFLKNNLIFVTLYAFAFVLAPLLYFIVKVFSAKSPKEFHHLSTVLKLILLFGILSILVITLNIHYNA; encoded by the coding sequence ATGAAATTCCTTAAACTCATTCGCTACCAAAACTTACTGATGCTTGCTTTTATGCAGTTTCTGTTTCGTTATGCCTTTTTAAAACAGCAAAATATTCCTTTGGCCTTAACAGGTATTCAATATGGATTATTGGTTTTAAGTACTGTTTTATTGGCTGCAGCAGGTTATGTAATTAATAATATATATGATGTTGCAACTGATACGATCAATAAACCAAATGATGTTGTTATTGGTAAAGGAATTTCTGAGACAATGGCGTACAACATCTATTTTGGATTAAATGTTACGGGCGTCGCTATTGGTTTTTACTTATCAAATGTTATTTTGAGACCTGGTTTTGCAACCATTTTTATTTTGATCGCTTCAATGCTTTACTTCTATTCTACAACATTAAAACAAATTATGATTGTTGGTAATATTGTTGTTGCATTGACGCTGGCATTGAGTGTTATTATTATTGGTGTTTTTGATGTTTTTCCGGCAACCAATTCTGAAAATCAGGCGCAAATGGCAAGCTTGTTTTCGATTTTGACCGATTATGCTTTGTTTGCTTTTATGATTAATTTTATTAGAGAGATCGTTAAAGATATTGAAGATGTAAACGGTGATTATAATCAAGGAATGAGTACCTTACCAATCGCAATTGGAATTAGCAGAGCTGCAAAAGTAGCTTCGGGGTTGGCAATTATTCCGTTTCTTTTATGTTTACTTTATATCAATACCTATTTTCTCAAAAACAACCTTATTTTCGTTACTCTTTATGCATTTGCCTTTGTTCTGGCTCCGTTATTGTACTTTATCGTTAAAGTATTTAGCGCAAAATCTCCAAAAGAATTTCACCATTTGAGTACCGTTTTAAAACTGATTTTGCTTTTCGGAATTTTATCAATTCTGGTTATCACCTTAAATATTCATTACAATGCTTAA
- a CDS encoding anti-sigma factor codes for MEAQEYIDSGILELYVYGLLTETENLEIAEMAKKNPEMDEEIIAIEKAIVALSSSFSPFHSVANFEKIKARLELKHGKVVDMKPASNWTQYVGWAAAVLLLIGLGYQTLELTKTKETIATVGIEKSKIEKDYAYLGQQNKEISKSLTIVRDIKNTGVTLGGQAVSPKSFAKVYWNKDTKTTYIDAAGLPKPPKGMVYQVWALKLSPVLTPTSIGLLNNFEGNSQKIFAVDQTQSAEAFGITLEPAGGSLTPTMTQLYTLGKV; via the coding sequence ATGGAAGCACAAGAATATATAGACTCAGGAATTCTAGAATTATATGTTTATGGTTTATTAACCGAAACTGAAAATTTAGAAATAGCCGAAATGGCTAAGAAAAATCCAGAAATGGATGAGGAGATTATTGCAATCGAAAAAGCTATTGTAGCTTTATCATCAAGCTTCTCTCCTTTCCATTCAGTGGCAAATTTCGAGAAGATAAAGGCTCGCCTGGAATTGAAACATGGCAAAGTAGTCGACATGAAACCAGCTTCAAACTGGACTCAATATGTGGGCTGGGCAGCAGCAGTATTACTGCTTATAGGTCTTGGTTATCAAACTTTAGAGTTGACAAAAACAAAAGAAACTATTGCTACTGTTGGAATTGAAAAAAGCAAAATCGAAAAAGATTATGCTTACTTAGGACAACAAAATAAAGAGATATCTAAAAGTTTAACGATTGTTAGAGATATTAAAAATACGGGAGTAACTCTTGGCGGACAAGCGGTTTCTCCAAAATCATTTGCTAAGGTGTATTGGAATAAAGATACCAAAACAACGTATATAGATGCTGCGGGTTTACCAAAACCTCCAAAAGGAATGGTTTATCAGGTTTGGGCTTTAAAATTAAGTCCTGTACTAACACCAACAAGCATTGGTTTACTGAACAACTTTGAAGGAAATTCACAAAAAATATTTGCTGTAGATCAAACACAATCGGCAGAGGCTTTTGGAATTACTTTAGAACCTGCCGGTGGAAGCTTAACGCCAACAATGACACAATTATATACTTTAGGGAAAGTTTAA
- a CDS encoding mechanosensitive ion channel family protein, with the protein MFSLKEYSQEILSTIIVLFVLVALRVVIAKLIRRYASTSQLLEHRTNLVIKYIHILMNILVAISLIVIWGVKTEDIFITVSSITTVIGVAMFAQWSILSNITSGMILFFSFPFRIGDTIKIHDKDFPIEAEIEDISAFHVNLRTKEGERIIFPNNLLLQKGISIMPTQYENKEFFD; encoded by the coding sequence ATGTTTTCTTTAAAAGAATATAGCCAGGAAATATTAAGCACCATAATTGTTCTCTTTGTTTTAGTGGCATTGAGAGTTGTAATTGCAAAATTAATCCGTCGTTATGCCAGTACAAGTCAGTTATTAGAACATCGAACTAATTTAGTCATCAAATACATTCATATATTAATGAATATATTAGTTGCTATAAGTCTGATTGTAATTTGGGGCGTTAAAACCGAGGATATTTTTATAACAGTTTCGTCAATTACAACTGTTATTGGCGTTGCAATGTTTGCACAATGGTCTATACTCAGCAATATTACTTCGGGAATGATTTTGTTTTTTTCATTCCCATTTAGAATTGGAGATACAATCAAAATTCACGATAAAGATTTTCCTATCGAAGCCGAAATTGAAGATATTAGCGCTTTCCATGTCAATTTAAGAACAAAGGAAGGTGAACGAATTATTTTTCCAAACAATTTATTATTACAAAAAGGCATTTCGATTATGCCGACACAATATGAAAACAAGGAGTTTTTTGATTAG
- a CDS encoding Rossmann-like and DUF2520 domain-containing protein: MTRITIIGSGNVAQHLIKAFTKSEAVEIVQVFSRKKEALVSVIGFDKIVNNFEELIEADLYIIAVSDKAISEISKQLPFQNRIVVHTSGAASLDVLDPKNRKGVFYPLQTFSKSKEIDFSTIPMCLEAENTFDFRVLETVAKSISNAVFPINSDQRKALHVAAVFVNNFTNHLYQVGQEICNEHQVPFEVLKPLIQETAEKIKTLDPIDAQTGPAKRNDSNTIEAHLKYLTNENQKNIYKLLTQSIQDNGKKL, encoded by the coding sequence ATGACTCGAATAACGATAATTGGTTCCGGAAATGTTGCACAACATTTGATAAAAGCTTTCACTAAAAGCGAGGCTGTCGAAATTGTACAGGTATTTTCGAGAAAAAAAGAAGCTTTGGTTTCTGTAATTGGTTTTGATAAAATTGTAAATAATTTTGAGGAATTAATTGAAGCCGATTTATACATTATCGCAGTTTCAGACAAGGCAATTTCAGAAATTTCTAAGCAATTGCCTTTTCAAAACCGTATTGTGGTTCATACTTCGGGCGCAGCTTCACTTGATGTTTTAGATCCAAAAAACAGAAAAGGCGTATTTTATCCCCTTCAAACATTTTCTAAAAGCAAAGAAATTGATTTTTCTACAATTCCGATGTGTTTGGAAGCTGAAAATACTTTTGATTTTCGTGTTTTAGAAACTGTCGCAAAAAGTATTTCAAATGCAGTTTTCCCAATTAATTCAGATCAAAGAAAAGCTTTGCATGTTGCAGCTGTTTTTGTAAACAATTTTACGAATCATCTATATCAAGTTGGTCAGGAAATTTGCAACGAACATCAGGTTCCATTTGAGGTTTTAAAGCCATTAATTCAGGAAACAGCCGAAAAAATAAAAACTCTGGATCCAATTGATGCACAGACAGGTCCTGCAAAACGCAACGATTCTAACACAATTGAAGCGCATTTGAAGTATTTAACAAATGAAAATCAAAAGAATATATATAAACTACTAACACAATCTATACAAGATAATGGCAAAAAGTTATAA
- the ccsA gene encoding cytochrome c biogenesis protein CcsA yields the protein MDKKIFSFLFSTRLMSVLFLTFAIAMGVGTFIESKYNTDTARILIYNTWWFEAIMVFFMINFFGNIKRYQLLKKEKWATLLLHVAFIFILLGAFITRYISYEGMMPIREGAAENQVYSDKTFLTVFADGEYKGEMKRRVFEKHLLFSPVTNNDFTLSGKFDETPFEVTYVNYIMGAKETIKPSANGTLYLKLVEAGAGGREEHFLKEGEVQNIHNVLFALNKPTDGAININTKGEKYTIQTPFEGKFMRMADKLQGDVTKDNVQPLMMRSLYSIGDIRIVFPDPAVKGTVDYESNNDYKAKSHTDAVIVKVKAEGQEKQVRLLGSKGSVGEPQTVKIGKVEYSLFYGSKAYILPFKIKLNDFIATKYPGTEKSYSAFESQVTVQDSSETFDARIYMNHVLDHKGYRFFQSSFDPDEKGTVLSVNHDWWGTSITYLGYFMLFFGLMAIMFTKHSRFADLKRKLEVVKKKKENLITILVLMIGLSGFAQAPHVHTPGHNHSTDPNDHANHVTAPPSEKQLDSLLSIYKAPEAHAAKFGRLIIQDAGGRMKPINTFSSELLRKVSQSDTYNGMNSDQVFLSMTQYAQVWIQVPIIYLNTKDDSIRKIIGVDRKAKLVPFVKFFDENGNYKLSPYLDAAYKAGNPNSFEKDFIEADKKVNLMESALSGSILRIFPIPNDPNNKWISYLELDHAGLKGMDSTYVKQILPLYFSALNNGSISKDFKTADQLVESINGFQKKFGSKVRPSEQKIDLEIAYNKYNILPKMFYWYSLSGIFMLIFTLFSIFFDKKWLRITVNGFHILIGVIFAFHTVALIGRWYISGHAPWSNAYEAIVYVAWSTMFFGLAFDRKSKLTVASAAFVTAMIFMASNANWIDPEIANLQPVLNSYWLMIHVAVIVASYGPTALGMILGFVALILIFFTNEKNKAKMELNIKEITYINEMSITIGLIMLTIGNFLGGQWANESWGRYWGWDPKETWALISIMVYAFVIHARFVPSLRGKWFFNLMTMYAFVSILFTYYGVNFHLVGLHSYASGEAHSLSWVYYSLGTITLIGVLTYPKYQKYYKKKKVKK from the coding sequence ATGGATAAAAAAATATTCTCTTTTTTGTTTTCTACACGTTTAATGTCTGTTCTTTTTTTAACATTTGCAATCGCAATGGGTGTTGGAACTTTTATCGAAAGTAAGTACAATACTGATACAGCCAGAATTTTAATTTACAATACATGGTGGTTTGAAGCTATAATGGTCTTCTTTATGATCAATTTCTTCGGAAACATCAAACGTTACCAATTATTAAAAAAAGAAAAATGGGCAACTCTATTACTTCATGTTGCTTTTATCTTTATTCTTTTAGGAGCTTTTATTACACGTTATATCAGTTACGAAGGAATGATGCCAATTCGTGAAGGAGCTGCCGAAAACCAGGTTTATTCAGATAAAACATTCTTAACTGTATTTGCAGACGGGGAATACAAAGGCGAAATGAAACGTAGGGTTTTTGAGAAACACTTATTGTTTTCGCCAGTAACCAATAACGATTTTACGCTTTCGGGCAAATTTGACGAAACTCCTTTTGAAGTTACCTATGTCAACTATATTATGGGGGCTAAAGAAACCATTAAACCTTCTGCAAACGGAACTTTATACCTAAAACTTGTTGAAGCTGGTGCCGGCGGACGTGAAGAACATTTCTTAAAAGAAGGGGAAGTTCAAAATATTCACAACGTTTTATTTGCTTTGAATAAACCAACAGACGGTGCTATTAACATCAACACTAAAGGTGAAAAATATACCATTCAAACTCCTTTTGAAGGAAAGTTTATGCGAATGGCAGATAAATTGCAGGGAGACGTAACCAAAGATAATGTTCAGCCCTTAATGATGCGTTCATTATATAGTATTGGTGATATTAGAATCGTATTTCCGGATCCTGCTGTAAAAGGAACTGTTGATTATGAGTCAAATAACGATTATAAAGCTAAATCTCACACTGATGCTGTAATTGTAAAAGTTAAAGCCGAAGGTCAGGAAAAACAAGTAAGACTTTTAGGTTCTAAAGGTAGTGTAGGAGAGCCTCAAACAGTGAAAATTGGTAAAGTAGAATATAGTTTATTCTACGGAAGTAAAGCTTATATTTTGCCTTTCAAAATAAAGTTAAACGATTTTATTGCCACAAAATATCCTGGAACTGAGAAAAGTTATTCGGCTTTTGAAAGTCAGGTAACCGTTCAGGATTCTTCAGAAACTTTTGATGCCCGTATTTATATGAATCACGTTTTAGATCACAAAGGTTATCGTTTTTTTCAATCTTCATTTGATCCGGACGAAAAAGGAACAGTATTGTCTGTAAACCACGATTGGTGGGGAACTTCAATCACTTATTTAGGATATTTTATGTTATTTTTCGGATTGATGGCAATTATGTTTACAAAACATTCTCGTTTTGCTGATTTAAAACGCAAATTAGAAGTTGTAAAAAAGAAAAAAGAAAACTTAATTACCATTTTGGTTTTAATGATTGGTTTGAGTGGTTTTGCTCAGGCACCACATGTTCACACACCAGGTCACAATCATAGTACAGATCCTAACGATCACGCAAATCATGTTACAGCTCCACCAAGTGAGAAACAATTAGATTCGTTATTATCAATCTATAAAGCACCTGAAGCACATGCTGCTAAATTTGGACGTTTGATTATTCAGGATGCCGGAGGTAGAATGAAGCCAATTAATACTTTTTCATCTGAATTGCTTCGTAAAGTAAGTCAAAGTGATACTTATAACGGAATGAATTCTGATCAGGTATTTTTGTCAATGACACAATATGCTCAGGTTTGGATACAAGTTCCAATTATTTATCTGAATACAAAAGATGATAGTATTCGTAAAATCATTGGTGTTGACAGAAAAGCAAAATTAGTTCCTTTTGTAAAGTTTTTTGATGAAAACGGAAACTATAAACTCTCTCCTTATTTAGATGCGGCTTACAAAGCAGGAAATCCAAATAGTTTTGAGAAAGATTTTATCGAAGCAGATAAAAAAGTAAACTTAATGGAATCGGCGTTAAGCGGAAGTATTTTGAGAATATTCCCGATCCCGAATGATCCAAACAATAAATGGATTTCTTACTTAGAACTAGATCATGCAGGTTTAAAAGGCATGGATTCTACTTACGTAAAACAAATTCTTCCTTTATATTTTAGCGCCTTAAACAATGGTTCTATATCTAAAGATTTTAAAACCGCAGATCAATTAGTAGAAAGTATCAACGGTTTCCAGAAGAAATTTGGAAGTAAGGTACGTCCAAGCGAGCAAAAAATTGACCTTGAAATTGCCTATAATAAATACAACATTTTGCCAAAAATGTTTTACTGGTATTCGCTTTCAGGAATCTTTATGTTGATTTTTACACTTTTCAGTATCTTTTTCGATAAAAAATGGTTGCGAATCACTGTAAATGGTTTTCATATCTTAATAGGTGTAATATTTGCATTTCACACCGTAGCATTAATAGGGCGTTGGTACATTTCAGGTCACGCACCTTGGAGTAATGCTTACGAAGCAATTGTATATGTTGCATGGTCAACCATGTTCTTCGGATTGGCTTTTGATAGAAAATCAAAACTTACAGTGGCGTCTGCAGCATTTGTGACGGCAATGATTTTCATGGCATCAAACGCCAACTGGATTGATCCTGAAATTGCAAATTTACAACCCGTTTTGAATTCGTATTGGTTAATGATTCACGTTGCCGTTATTGTGGCAAGTTACGGACCTACCGCACTTGGAATGATTTTAGGTTTTGTGGCTCTGATATTGATTTTCTTTACCAATGAGAAAAACAAGGCCAAAATGGAACTAAACATTAAAGAAATCACTTATATCAACGAAATGTCAATTACAATTGGTTTGATTATGTTAACTATTGGTAACTTCTTAGGAGGACAATGGGCTAACGAAAGCTGGGGTCGTTACTGGGGATGGGATCCAAAAGAAACTTGGGCTTTAATCTCGATTATGGTTTATGCGTTTGTAATTCACGCTCGTTTTGTTCCGTCATTAAGAGGAAAATGGTTTTTCAATTTAATGACTATGTATGCCTTTGTATCTATTTTATTTACCTATTACGGAGTAAACTTCCACTTAGTTGGGCTTCATTCTTACGCAAGTGGAGAAGCACATTCATTAAGCTGGGTTTATTATTCATTAGGGACAATTACTCTAATTGGAGTATTAACGTATCCTAAATACCAAAAGTACTATAAAAAGAAAAAAGTTAAAAAATAA
- a CDS encoding PIG-L family deacetylase, which yields MRKIQVQILLIFLAGISISFAQQPQKPSSVEIYNQIKKLNFLGSVLYLAAHPDDENTRLISYMANEMNARAGYLSLTRGDGGQNLIGPQLRELLGVIRTQELIEARKIDGGEQFFSRANDFGYSKNPDETLVIWDKDKVLADVVWTIRKFQPDVIINRFDHRSPGTTHGHHTSSAMLSVESFKLTNDPKIYPEQLKYVKPWQVKRLFFNPSWWFYGSQERFDAADKSKFTRLETGVYYTGIGKSNQEIAALSRSRHQSQGFGSTGSRGTETEYLELIKGDSPIERDNLFDGIDTSWNRVKNGKPIGDLITTIIAKYDFSNPSASIPDLVKAYNMIEALDDDHWKTLKSTAIKNIIASCSGLYLEAVASEQEATPGSTIKLSLEAINRCSVEMQLTSITSLPDNKNTAQNILLKNNNDQKINLQIQLSNNIEYTQPYWLKEKASVGMYTVSNQENIGIPDIIRQVKVIFNVKINGVEIPFERTVVYKYNDGVKGEMYNFLDIVPEVTTSVLEKVLIFGSTKSKMVPVKVRAGKDGIKGNLQLELPKSWDVSPKEIPFTLEKKGNEQIFYFEVTPPVNPEEVVAKSIVIVDNKRFDKDETIIDYPHITKQMVLKPAESKCIRIDLKTNGDSIAYIMGAGDEVPESLAQMGYKVSVIKPEEITPEKLDSFNVVITGIRAYNTVNALANKQNILFNFVKSGKNMIVQYNTYGKTVTDQIAPYSLKISNDRVTEENAKVTFLAPTHPILNTPNKISTKDFEGWTQEQGLYYPDQYDPAFTPILSSHDKGESAKNGALLVAPYGKGYYIYTGLSFFRELPEGVAGAYRLLSNMISLKQPIEAPKQELKK from the coding sequence ATGCGAAAAATTCAAGTACAAATTCTTCTTATTTTTCTAGCAGGGATTTCCATTTCTTTTGCACAACAACCACAAAAACCAAGTTCAGTCGAAATTTACAATCAAATCAAAAAACTGAACTTCCTGGGCTCTGTTTTATATTTGGCAGCTCATCCCGATGACGAAAATACCCGTTTGATCTCTTATATGGCAAATGAAATGAACGCTAGAGCAGGTTATCTATCCCTAACTCGTGGAGATGGAGGTCAAAATTTAATTGGTCCGCAATTGCGTGAATTATTAGGTGTTATAAGAACTCAGGAATTAATTGAAGCCAGAAAAATTGATGGCGGAGAACAATTTTTTTCGCGAGCGAATGATTTCGGTTATTCAAAAAATCCGGACGAAACTTTAGTAATCTGGGATAAAGATAAAGTTCTTGCTGATGTTGTCTGGACGATTAGAAAGTTTCAGCCGGACGTAATTATAAATCGATTTGATCATCGTTCGCCAGGTACAACGCACGGACATCACACATCATCAGCAATGCTGAGTGTTGAAAGTTTTAAACTTACAAACGATCCAAAAATATATCCGGAACAATTAAAATATGTAAAGCCATGGCAGGTAAAACGCTTGTTTTTTAACCCGTCCTGGTGGTTTTATGGAAGTCAGGAGAGATTTGATGCTGCTGATAAATCAAAATTCACCAGATTAGAAACTGGAGTTTATTATACCGGAATTGGAAAATCAAATCAGGAAATCGCCGCATTAAGCCGCAGTCGTCACCAATCGCAAGGTTTTGGTAGTACTGGATCTCGTGGTACAGAAACCGAATATTTAGAGCTTATTAAAGGAGATAGTCCTATAGAGCGTGATAATTTATTTGATGGAATCGATACTTCGTGGAATCGTGTTAAAAACGGAAAACCTATTGGTGATTTGATTACGACTATTATCGCAAAATACGATTTCAGCAATCCATCAGCAAGTATTCCGGATTTGGTAAAAGCATATAATATGATCGAAGCTTTAGATGATGATCACTGGAAAACTTTAAAATCAACTGCAATAAAAAACATAATCGCATCATGTTCCGGATTATATCTTGAAGCCGTTGCATCTGAGCAGGAAGCAACTCCGGGAAGCACTATTAAACTAAGTCTTGAAGCAATTAACAGATGTTCTGTTGAAATGCAATTGACTAGCATAACTTCATTACCGGATAATAAAAATACAGCGCAAAACATTCTATTAAAGAATAATAACGATCAAAAAATAAACCTGCAAATTCAACTTTCAAACAATATTGAATATACGCAGCCGTATTGGTTAAAAGAAAAAGCCAGCGTAGGAATGTATACCGTTTCTAATCAGGAAAACATTGGAATTCCGGATATTATAAGACAAGTAAAAGTTATTTTTAATGTAAAAATAAACGGAGTTGAAATTCCTTTTGAGCGCACTGTAGTTTACAAATATAATGATGGCGTAAAAGGTGAAATGTATAATTTTCTGGATATAGTTCCCGAAGTTACAACCTCAGTTCTTGAGAAAGTTTTAATTTTTGGAAGTACAAAAAGTAAAATGGTTCCTGTAAAAGTACGTGCTGGAAAAGACGGAATCAAAGGAAATTTACAATTAGAATTACCTAAAAGCTGGGATGTTTCTCCAAAAGAAATTCCATTTACCTTAGAGAAAAAAGGAAACGAGCAAATCTTTTATTTTGAAGTTACACCACCCGTAAATCCGGAAGAAGTTGTTGCAAAAAGCATTGTAATTGTAGACAATAAACGTTTTGACAAAGACGAAACGATTATTGATTACCCTCATATTACCAAACAAATGGTTTTAAAACCCGCTGAATCAAAATGCATTAGAATTGATTTAAAAACTAATGGAGATTCCATTGCTTACATCATGGGTGCCGGCGACGAAGTTCCGGAAAGTTTAGCACAAATGGGCTATAAAGTTTCGGTTATAAAACCCGAAGAAATTACACCTGAAAAATTAGATTCTTTTAACGTTGTAATTACCGGAATCCGTGCTTATAATACCGTAAACGCTTTAGCTAATAAGCAAAATATCCTTTTTAATTTTGTAAAAAGCGGTAAAAATATGATTGTGCAATACAATACTTATGGCAAAACCGTAACAGATCAAATTGCACCCTATTCATTAAAAATCTCGAACGATCGTGTAACCGAAGAAAATGCTAAAGTGACTTTTCTGGCACCAACTCACCCAATTTTGAATACACCAAATAAAATCAGCACAAAAGATTTTGAAGGCTGGACACAAGAACAAGGTTTGTATTATCCTGATCAATATGATCCTGCCTTTACTCCTATTCTATCTTCACACGATAAAGGAGAATCTGCTAAGAATGGAGCATTATTGGTAGCACCGTACGGAAAAGGATACTATATTTACACTGGTTTAAGCTTTTTTAGAGAATTGCCAGAAGGTGTTGCAGGCGCATATCGATTACTATCGAATATGATTTCCTTAAAACAGCCAATAGAAGCTCCAAAACAAGAATTAAAGAAATAA
- a CDS encoding DoxX family membrane protein, which yields MNGTLLLRIAVAIILFAHSVFGMFNNGINDFGNLYLNQIGFAPFGVILAWSIKLSHVVAAVLLIWNKYVKLAGFVTIFILIMGIILIHFQEGWFVVGGGRNGAEYNFLLIVVLLAIMYPNGLKREIA from the coding sequence ATGAACGGAACTTTACTTTTAAGAATTGCAGTTGCTATTATCCTCTTTGCTCATTCTGTTTTTGGGATGTTTAATAACGGAATTAATGATTTTGGAAATTTATATCTCAATCAAATTGGGTTTGCTCCCTTTGGCGTTATTCTGGCCTGGAGCATTAAACTATCGCATGTGGTTGCTGCCGTACTTTTAATTTGGAATAAATACGTCAAGTTAGCCGGATTTGTAACCATTTTTATTTTGATTATGGGAATCATTCTGATACACTTTCAGGAAGGCTGGTTTGTTGTTGGCGGCGGACGAAACGGCGCTGAGTACAACTTTTTGTTAATTGTTGTTTTACTGGCCATTATGTATCCTAATGGATTAAAAAGGGAAATTGCTTAA